The proteins below come from a single Agrobacterium vitis genomic window:
- the hpt gene encoding hypoxanthine phosphoribosyltransferase has product MPVVRGKNIEPLFTAEQIAARNIEIAKAIVDGPSEDLLVISILKGSFIFAADLIRALHHVGIAPEVEFITLSSYGTGTVSQGVKILKDIDSDVRGRNVLLIDDILESGRTLLFARTLMYERGAANVTIAVLLDKKVKRQEVCEADYVGFECPDYFVVGYGMDVAHAFRELPFVGVVTGDAAS; this is encoded by the coding sequence ATGCCTGTCGTTCGCGGAAAAAATATCGAACCTTTGTTCACGGCCGAACAGATCGCCGCCCGCAATATCGAGATCGCCAAGGCGATTGTCGATGGTCCTTCCGAGGATCTTCTGGTGATTTCGATCTTGAAAGGCTCGTTTATTTTCGCCGCTGACCTGATCCGCGCGCTGCATCATGTCGGCATTGCGCCTGAAGTGGAGTTCATCACCCTGTCCAGCTACGGCACCGGCACGGTGTCGCAGGGGGTAAAGATCCTCAAGGATATCGACAGCGATGTCCGTGGCCGCAATGTGCTGCTGATCGATGACATTCTGGAATCGGGACGAACCCTGCTGTTTGCCCGCACGCTGATGTATGAGCGCGGTGCTGCCAATGTCACCATTGCCGTGCTGCTCGACAAGAAGGTCAAGCGCCAGGAAGTGTGCGAAGCTGATTATGTTGGTTTCGAATGCCCGGATTATTTTGTCGTCGGCTATGGCATGGATGTCGCCCACGCGTTTCGTGAATTGCCTTTTGTCGGTGTTGTTACCGGCGATGCGGCGTCGTAA
- a CDS encoding response regulator, whose protein sequence is MAKILITEDEDALRSFVARALRLDGHETHEAADGAEGLEMLATSNFDLLLSDIRMPVMDGIELAHRAHSDFPGLKILLMTGYAEQRERADDLLEKIIDVVPKPFALPDIRKAVALALTA, encoded by the coding sequence ATGGCCAAGATACTGATTACCGAAGACGAAGATGCCCTGCGGTCCTTCGTTGCCCGGGCGTTGCGGCTCGACGGACATGAAACCCATGAGGCGGCTGATGGCGCCGAGGGTCTCGAAATGCTGGCCACCAGCAATTTCGATCTGCTGCTGTCGGATATCCGCATGCCGGTCATGGATGGTATCGAACTGGCGCATCGCGCCCATTCGGATTTTCCGGGCCTCAAAATTCTGCTGATGACCGGCTATGCCGAACAGCGCGAACGGGCCGACGATCTGCTCGAAAAAATCATCGATGTCGTGCCTAAGCCGTTCGCGCTTCCCGATATTCGCAAGGCCGTAGCGCTGGCTTTGACAGCCTGA
- a CDS encoding TIGR02302 family protein → MTASGTKKSQGALNSDQKLARRLAVNRWTARLVLFCERLLPLLLLPASIAAIFLSLAWLGFFREAPSYLRWPLVFLLVFGFLASLLPLARLRWPHIGEADRLLEERNHLPHQPIGVQGEEPAFDTPFARALWHEHQRRMATRIATLDAGRPKPDIARFDRFGLRALPALLLAVAFAYSGSNGAGRLTDAFLLQDRDDNAPTLRIDAWITPPGYTGRPPVFLTGRNGDGTQDIAVPTQSVVTVRLTGSSGDEQADFKPASGAAAVAFQAVKADQENTPGSSPAVSSATPTPAQTDNNARTLTLTLGESGTLDLGTRQWPLKVIPDHGPTIAFDGIPKRAVNGALEIGFTARDDYGLLEARAEIVPVDADPQASPLYPLPEFKLDLPSRNARDIKSISSRNLTEHPLAGKKVRITLIAKDGLGQEGRSPAHEMILPGRNFSEPLAAAVAEQRQVFALDTRQMPRAVALNEALTLRADETIPQLSHYLLISSAHARMQMASTTEALKDTADYLWEIALGIDDGDLSLAERKLSEAQQKLSEALERNAPDAEIKKLMDEVRQAMQDYMKALAERQQPQNGQQNQQSAQKMLTQRDLENMMNQIENLARSGNKDAARQMLQEMQRMMNNLQAGRPQRSNPQQQQQTSEARKQIDKLGQIMQDQQKLMDQTFKLDQELQSRSQMGDDLQPEDGDGMSQDNPQAEPTPDGDQNQQQGQNPDQNQNKDSAGKNPSSPDQMTAEQLREALKQLRQQQDALGKQLKGVQDGLGKLGIKPGENFGQAGREMQGAGEALGKSQGDRAVQGQGRALEALRQGARDMMNQMMQAMQQGQGQGQGQGQGMAEGNQGGRDPLGRPRSTTGPDFGERVKVPDEIDVQRAREILDAIRNKLGNNASPEVERRYLERLLDM, encoded by the coding sequence ATGACCGCTTCCGGCACGAAAAAGAGCCAAGGGGCTTTGAACAGCGATCAAAAGCTGGCCCGCAGGCTGGCCGTGAACCGCTGGACGGCAAGGCTCGTGCTGTTTTGTGAGCGGTTGCTGCCCTTGCTGCTGCTTCCAGCCTCGATTGCCGCTATTTTCCTGTCACTGGCCTGGCTCGGCTTTTTCCGCGAGGCACCCAGCTATCTGCGCTGGCCGCTGGTTTTCCTGTTGGTCTTCGGCTTTCTCGCCTCGCTTTTGCCCCTGGCCCGTCTGCGCTGGCCACACATCGGCGAAGCGGACCGGTTGCTGGAAGAGCGTAATCATCTGCCGCATCAACCCATTGGCGTGCAGGGTGAGGAGCCGGCCTTCGACACGCCTTTTGCCCGCGCCCTCTGGCATGAGCATCAACGGCGCATGGCAACCCGGATCGCTACGCTCGATGCCGGACGACCAAAGCCTGATATCGCCCGCTTTGACCGCTTCGGCCTGCGCGCCTTGCCCGCTCTGCTTTTGGCGGTGGCCTTTGCCTATTCCGGCTCGAATGGCGCTGGCCGTCTCACCGATGCCTTTCTGCTGCAAGACAGGGACGACAACGCCCCTACCCTGCGCATCGATGCCTGGATTACCCCGCCGGGCTATACGGGCCGCCCCCCTGTTTTCCTCACGGGACGCAATGGCGATGGCACCCAGGATATCGCCGTTCCCACCCAATCGGTGGTCACCGTTCGGTTGACCGGCAGCAGTGGAGACGAACAGGCAGACTTCAAACCGGCATCCGGGGCAGCGGCAGTCGCTTTCCAAGCGGTCAAGGCCGACCAGGAAAACACGCCCGGCTCCTCGCCTGCCGTCTCGTCAGCCACACCAACACCCGCTCAGACTGACAACAACGCCCGTACGCTAACCCTGACATTGGGTGAAAGCGGCACGCTGGACCTCGGCACCCGGCAATGGCCGCTGAAGGTCATTCCCGACCATGGCCCAACCATCGCCTTTGACGGCATTCCGAAACGTGCGGTCAACGGAGCGCTGGAAATCGGCTTTACCGCCCGCGACGATTATGGCCTGCTGGAAGCGCGCGCCGAGATCGTCCCTGTGGATGCAGATCCGCAGGCCAGCCCTCTCTATCCCCTGCCCGAGTTCAAGCTGGACCTGCCAAGCCGCAATGCCCGCGACATCAAAAGCATATCGAGCCGCAACCTGACCGAACATCCGCTGGCTGGAAAGAAGGTGCGCATCACCTTGATTGCCAAGGACGGATTGGGCCAGGAGGGCCGCAGCCCAGCCCATGAGATGATCCTGCCCGGCCGCAATTTTTCCGAACCGCTGGCCGCCGCCGTGGCCGAACAGCGGCAGGTGTTTGCGCTGGACACGCGGCAGATGCCCCGTGCCGTGGCGCTCAACGAGGCGCTGACGCTACGCGCAGATGAAACCATTCCGCAGCTTTCCCATTACCTGCTGATTTCCTCGGCCCATGCCCGTATGCAGATGGCCAGCACGACCGAAGCCTTGAAGGACACGGCGGATTATCTCTGGGAAATCGCGCTCGGCATCGACGATGGCGATTTGTCACTGGCGGAACGCAAGCTGAGCGAAGCGCAGCAAAAGCTTTCGGAGGCACTGGAACGCAATGCGCCCGATGCCGAGATCAAAAAGCTGATGGACGAGGTCCGTCAGGCAATGCAGGACTATATGAAGGCTCTTGCAGAGCGCCAGCAGCCGCAAAACGGCCAGCAGAACCAGCAGAGCGCCCAGAAAATGCTGACCCAGCGCGATCTGGAAAACATGATGAACCAGATCGAGAACCTGGCCCGTTCCGGCAACAAGGATGCCGCCCGCCAGATGTTGCAGGAGATGCAACGGATGATGAACAATCTCCAGGCCGGACGTCCACAGCGCTCCAATCCGCAGCAGCAACAGCAGACCAGCGAAGCGCGCAAGCAGATCGACAAACTCGGCCAGATCATGCAGGACCAGCAGAAGCTGATGGACCAGACTTTCAAACTGGATCAGGAATTACAGAGCCGGTCACAGATGGGCGATGACCTTCAGCCGGAAGACGGTGACGGCATGAGCCAGGACAATCCTCAGGCTGAACCAACGCCCGATGGCGATCAAAACCAGCAACAGGGCCAAAACCCGGACCAGAACCAGAATAAAGACAGCGCCGGAAAAAATCCCTCATCACCGGATCAGATGACCGCCGAGCAATTGCGGGAAGCGCTCAAACAATTGCGCCAGCAGCAGGATGCGCTTGGCAAGCAGTTGAAGGGCGTTCAGGACGGACTTGGCAAGCTTGGTATCAAACCAGGAGAAAATTTCGGCCAGGCAGGCCGGGAAATGCAAGGCGCGGGCGAGGCGCTCGGCAAAAGCCAGGGTGACCGGGCGGTGCAGGGTCAAGGTCGGGCGCTGGAAGCCCTGCGCCAAGGGGCGCGTGATATGATGAACCAGATGATGCAGGCCATGCAGCAAGGCCAGGGGCAAGGTCAGGGCCAGGGGCAAGGCATGGCGGAAGGCAATCAGGGCGGTCGCGACCCGCTGGGGCGGCCACGGTCAACCACCGGACCGGATTTTGGCGAGCGCGTCAAAGTCCCCGACGAAATCGACGTGCAGCGCGCCCGCGAAATCCTTGACGCGATCCGCAACAAGCTGGGCAATAATGCAAGCCCCGAAGTAGAGCGCCGCTATCTGGAACGGTTGCTGGACATGTGA
- the lysA gene encoding diaminopimelate decarboxylase, whose product MNHFQYRDGILHAEDVSVPEIAKAVGTPFYCYSTATLERHYRVFSEAFDGVDSMVCYAVKANSNQAVLKTLGQLGAGVDVVSEGELRRALAAGIPPNRILFSGVGKTPSEMDLGLEVGIYCFNVESEPELDVLNQRALKAGKTAHVSFRINPDVDAGTHAKISTGRKENKFGISYERARAVYAHAASLEGIKVTGIDMHIGSQITDLQPFAEAFKLLRDLVTTLRAEGHTIDHVDVGGGLGIPYKDDNNPPPDPAAYAAIVKQQLASLDCRIVAEPGRLIVGNAGILVTEVIYVKDGGNKTFVIVDAAMNDLIRPTLYDAHHELRPVMLSAASAPRIRADVVGPVCETGDYLALDREMSMPRPGDLIAIGSAGAYGAVQSSTYNTRRLVPEVLVKGDQFHVIRPRPSYEDMIRLDSLPDWLAS is encoded by the coding sequence GTGAACCATTTCCAGTATCGCGATGGCATTCTCCATGCCGAGGATGTGTCCGTTCCAGAGATCGCCAAGGCGGTCGGCACCCCCTTCTACTGCTACTCCACCGCAACGCTGGAGCGCCACTACCGGGTGTTTTCCGAGGCCTTCGACGGCGTCGATTCTATGGTCTGCTACGCGGTCAAAGCCAATTCCAACCAGGCGGTGCTGAAAACCCTTGGGCAATTGGGAGCGGGCGTCGATGTGGTCTCCGAAGGCGAATTGCGCCGGGCGCTGGCTGCTGGCATTCCCCCCAACCGCATCCTGTTTTCCGGCGTCGGCAAGACCCCGTCGGAAATGGATCTCGGGTTGGAGGTCGGGATTTACTGTTTCAATGTCGAATCCGAACCGGAACTGGACGTCCTCAATCAAAGAGCGCTGAAAGCCGGTAAAACGGCGCATGTCTCCTTCCGCATCAACCCCGATGTTGATGCTGGCACCCATGCGAAGATTTCCACCGGTCGGAAAGAAAACAAATTCGGGATTTCCTATGAGCGCGCCCGCGCCGTCTATGCCCACGCCGCCAGCCTGGAAGGTATCAAGGTCACCGGTATCGACATGCATATCGGCAGCCAGATCACCGATCTCCAGCCGTTTGCCGAGGCCTTCAAGCTGCTGCGCGACCTGGTGACCACGCTGCGGGCCGAAGGCCACACTATCGATCACGTCGATGTCGGCGGTGGACTTGGCATTCCCTACAAAGACGACAACAATCCGCCGCCCGACCCGGCGGCCTACGCCGCAATCGTCAAGCAGCAATTGGCCTCGCTGGACTGCCGGATCGTCGCCGAGCCGGGCCGGCTGATCGTCGGCAATGCCGGTATTCTCGTCACCGAAGTGATTTATGTGAAGGACGGCGGTAACAAGACCTTCGTCATCGTCGATGCCGCCATGAACGACCTGATCCGCCCGACGCTCTATGACGCCCATCACGAGCTTCGCCCGGTAATGCTGTCTGCGGCCAGCGCCCCGCGCATCCGCGCCGATGTGGTCGGGCCGGTCTGCGAAACCGGCGATTATCTGGCGCTCGACCGCGAAATGAGCATGCCAAGGCCCGGCGACCTGATCGCCATCGGTTCGGCAGGGGCTTATGGCGCTGTTCAATCGAGCACGTATAATACGAGACGACTGGTGCCCGAAGTGCTGGTCAAGGGCGACCAATTCCACGTGATCCGGCCAAGGCCGAGCTATGAGGATATGATCCGGTTGGACAGCCTGCCCGATTGGCTGGCATCCTGA
- the lptM gene encoding LPS translocon maturation chaperone LptM, translating to MAVSYRRLMISAALLGAASIVVTGCGRKGDLDKPSTPVAQQNKADAPTQAKAPEKKFFLDPLL from the coding sequence ATGGCTGTTTCCTATCGAAGACTGATGATTTCTGCCGCCCTGCTCGGTGCCGCCAGCATTGTCGTCACCGGCTGCGGCCGCAAGGGCGATCTGGACAAGCCTAGCACGCCGGTTGCCCAGCAGAACAAGGCGGACGCGCCAACCCAGGCCAAGGCGCCAGAGAAGAAATTCTTCCTCGATCCGCTTCTGTGA